The Arachis duranensis cultivar V14167 chromosome 9, aradu.V14167.gnm2.J7QH, whole genome shotgun sequence genomic sequence AAAACATTGTTGTGCAGTGCTCTCTTTCTGTTTCATTGTTCTCTTCAATTAGTTACACATGGCTACCCCAGAACTAGTTCAAGGCAGTGTGAAATCCGGTGCGGCAGGGATCACAAAACAGGCGAGTGTTACGAGTTGTGCATACGTGACGTTCCTGGCAGGGAACGGTGATTACGTGAAAGGTGTGGTGGGTTTGGCAAaagggttgaggaaggtgaagAGTGCGTACCCATTGGTGGTCGCTGTTCTACCTGATGTACCAGAAGAGCACCGTAGGATATTGGAGTCTCAAGGATGCATTGTTCGTCAGATCGAACCTCTTTATCCACCTGAGAATCACACACAGTTTGCCATGGCCTACTACGTCATCACCTACTCCAAACTACGTATTTGGGAGGTATGTTGTTAAATGGAGACTCGCATATTGACGCCATAGTTAAAAACGgttaataaaaattaagttaagtttgttaaattatctaactatttttattattgacttCGTGTAAAGGCAACCGAAGGTTATAGTTTATTTTCTAGATTTTATACGTTAAATAAAGGGTCAacacttttaattaaaaaatattaatttaaatataaaaaagtaacattaatggttatatctctaatactctctAAATCTTCATTGTACGcatacaaatattccattgcCTCATACTTTTCCAATATTAATTATCTAACATTTGTCAAAATAAATACGGAATATCAGTTTTActtataattatgaaaaatactTCTCCGGCATTTTGCCAGGAATGGTATACTTcttaataaactaattaatatgttcacttaaaagaaaagttaatttgtcgatgaattttagagtaaaacacttatataaattaaattaatgttaatattatatgaatcattcaaattaaataatgttatatagtattttttaattatatttttatataaatcaaattaaactaatttggATTATATAATATAgtataatataatagtaaatcGAAATATATGGTTCCAATTAGTAAGAACAttgttttaaatatatatcGAATTGGttaaattcgaattatatattataatactaAATCGAATCATCGAATTAGTATGAAATAATACAAAtgatttgattcgatttactatttATAACAGAATTATTGATATTTAgtacttttaaattaatataaacaattaactttaaaacataaatgtcaataaaaaattactttcatttagattcaaataaaatattaaaaaaattaaaacgaataagaataaaaatttaactattgtattttagttcaaatttcaaaaaatatacatttttataaaCTTATGAATTTAAAACGAAACATTAAATACTTTctcaaaattcattaaaaattattatttgactCATTAgcatctaaaaaattattaccaaaatttttgatgataaaaaagttaatataaagtATAGTTCTCAAAGATGACATAGaagttaaaatttgaattttttttagagtCAGAATTAACAAAtagttatatattataaaatgacCAACTATATGTACACAATATGCCatttgagaaataaaaatacagTATAAATATAGTTAGTCaaattacatattatatacatatagttGGTTATTATATAATGTATAactatatgttatttttattctaaaaaaaattcaagttttAACTCCTATGCCACTATGGAGGGTTatactttatattaatttttttaacataaaaaatttcggtaataattttttagatgcTAATGAGTCAAAGgataatttttaatgaatttttagaaattgttTAATATTCCGTTTTAAATTCATAAGtttataaaagtataaattttctgaaatttcaactaaaacacaaaaattgaatttctatttttatttgttttggtctttttgatattttatttgaattcaaatagggatatttttttattgatatttatgttttaaagttaataAAAGTAGTAAATGTCAATAATCTATCACAAGTAGTAAATCGAATAAAGCTTATTCGATTTATATTATTCTATACTAATTTACATCACATTGATTCTATTTAATACTATaatgtataatttaaatttaaccaATTCGATTTATACTTAAAATAATGTTCTTCTATAAGTAGAACGCATGTGTTTTgatttactattattatattgtgtaattcgaattagtttaatttgatttatatataaatatgattgaagatatttatgtaatattatttaatttgagtaATTTATGTAATATTgacattaaataattttttttgtgactgcTATATACATCTTAAATTATTAAGggcttctattttttattttttaactttttttagaGCCTATGTATTTCTGTTGATTAAAAACGTTGAGCCTATATatgacaccaaaaaaaaaaaaacattgcgTCTATAGGTATgtatttaatttacaaaataattaaatatgttgGTTAGATGTATGTTaaaaatcaactattaaaattaatatattaaaatataaaatatatattaaaaataaggtaaacaatatataaatacgtacaataatatatattatctaattttagtagttaattttagtagatatatactatttttttaaatatttaaagagAACATGTagatatatttcttgcaatGACAATATAACATATAAATACCTTTAATGCatagaattaatataattttagtgAGAGGTGAATTAGGGTAAATAGAGTTTTAAGCGAGAGGATTGGTAAAGGATCTACATAGAGAACAACCTGACAATTTGATATCCAAAAAGAGCTGTGAATAAAAAATCCTaagaaaattttcatttaaagtGAATTTAACATTTGACCAAGTATTGAGGGTTTGTTGATAATGATGTTACAGTTTATGGAATACAAGAAGATGATTTACTTGGACGGAGACATTCAAGTTTACGAAAACATTGATGAGCTGTTTGATGTTCCTGATGGAAACTTGTACGCTGTGATGGACTgcttttgcgagaagacatggagCCACACACCACAATACAAGATCGGTTACTGCCAACAGTGCCCTCAGAAAGTGAAGTGGCCAATTGAGGAGTTGGGCCAACCACCTTCCCTTTACTTCAACGCTGGCATGTTTGTGTTTGAGCCTAGCATTCAAACCTACCATCACTTGCTCCCAACACTTCAAGTCACCACGCCTACCCCGTTTGCTGAGCAGGATTTTCTTAATATGTATTTCAGGAACATTTATAAGCCAATTCCTTTGGACTACAACCTTGTCCTTGCTATACTCTGGCGTCACCCTCAGAATGTGTACCTTCAAAAAGTTAAGGTTGTCCATTATTGTGCTGCGGTATGTGCATCAGATTCTGATCGCTTTTTGGATTTCCTCGTTGATTGTCATTGTTTACtaataatactaattaattctttttattaaaaatattgattcatggcaatttttttaaaattaaattttgttatacaattaaattaaattatgaaataaaattttaaaaaataaattaaataaggtTATGAAAAATTAGGGATGGTATCAAATTTATagttttaataactaaattaaacatttacttttacatattttaattattttaggataaaaatagaaaaaaattaaattagatattgaACATgaagtaaataaatattaatttacccttttttttcttcacaTTTAGGACATTGAAGACAATGGCATAGACAAAACTCTTTTCTTTTATctcggttttttttttgttataattaatttggtaGAATTGTGTGAACTCATGATTAGTTTATGTTTGTTTCAGGGATCAAAGCCATGGAGGTACACaggaaaagaagagaatatgcagagAGAGGACATAAAGAAGCTGGTGCAGAAGTGGTGGGATATATACAATGACTCTTCGCTTGACTACAAGAAGCAAAAAGATGCGGACCCCTTTGTTGTGGCTTTACCGGAGGCTGCTCAACTTCACTATATAGCTGCACGCCAGCACCCTCTGCAGCTTATATAATTGAGCGCCTTCAGGTACAACAAAACAAAAGGGAAGTTCTTTTAGCATTGGAAATAGCAGAGCCTAAGCGAGGTCTACATTTcagtatttttgtaattttttgttcttCGGTTTTGGTTATAAACTTGTCTATTTTGTTTCTGTAAGTGTGATTTTTGTTGCCATTGTAATATTTTTGGGCAATGATgtacgaaaaaaaaaaggatgaaTCAAAGTAAGGAATTACTTTGTGGTATGTCTTCGGTCCCCAGTTATGCGTCCTGATGTTAATATTTTTACGGATTGACGAATCAAGGGTGTCATAGATTTGTTAAGCACCATAATTGTTTTGTCAAGTTTTGGTTAACTAATAAATATAAGGAAAAGACAcacaaataaaatgaaatggaaaaataaaaaaaataagaaaaattacttttaaaatactGTNNNNNNNNNNNNNNNNNNNNNNNNNNNNNNNNNNNNNNNNNNNNNNNNNNNNNNNNNNNNNNNNNNNNNNNNNNNNNNNNNNNNNNNNNNNNNNNNNNNNNNAgatatatgtttttttaataaaaaatatttttttaaatattataaatattataaaaaatttgatctttttaataattttaatattaaacatCTTTTTTAATCATTAAATCTTCTTAAGGATTCAATAGagtaatttttctaaaaacatAAGAAAATCATTACTAGAGTTCTACATGTGTCCAAACCCAATGCCCAGTATAGAATTGGACTAATTGGTCAATCAACCCATAATAAGGTTTCACAATTTCAGAGAAATACCAGTATTCCATGCAAACAGCATGGAACTTCGGCTTTAAGTTTACAACTACAACAGTATATTCGATTCATTTTTTGTCTTGCTCACTTATGTTTGTTTGCTGGACTTCAAAACCCCCACCCCAATGAAAAAATTGTTCCACTGGTGTAGTCGTTTGTCCAATCTTACTACAAAAATTATCTATAGCGTTTGGTTTTTCTTTCTGGGTTTCGTGaagtagataataaaaaatttaaacaatgtgaataatgaGCTAATTTTTTAGcctattgaaaatttaaaaaatatataaaccaCCCCaatttaagttaaaaaaatattcttttatctttattattgGAAATTTTAACTATTCTCCCTTTTAAATCTAATTACACTTCTTTTTAATCCAAACTCCCTCTCCTCTCTAGTACCACCATCTTTTGCTGTCACAACTCACAAACCTCGAGTGctgtattaaaaataaacatccCATTTGTATGAAGAACAAACATTTtatttacattaaaaataaacatcTTATTTCATGAAAAATAAACATCCACATGCATATATAAAACTTTCGCTGCATACTTTCTCATAGTATCATCTGTGCGTCCAGCATGTTGCTATAGACATAGCTGTTTGGATCTATACTATGTAGCATTGTGAGGTTCATGGCGAAGATAGCGGAAGAAGGAGGGAAGAAAGAAGCGAGAACCGCCATAAAATCTTGTAGTTAAAGCCGTGGAGGCGAGAACGGAGTGAAAATTCTGTATGACTTTGAATAATGTGTTGACATCGAGGTGGTCCTCGTTGTTGTGACGGTGATAGTGAGCTGCAATAGTAAAGGCGAGGCTGCCAGAGAGATTGCAAGGTTGGCACGCAGATGGTAGCACAAAGAATGACGCATTGGGCTGCTGCAGAGCGATCAAACGTTTGCAAAAATGCTTGGCAGCGTTGGCGGGCGGATGGGAGAATCGAGTAGAGGCTGGGCGGCGTCGAACCGGGGAAGTGAAGCAGCACCTTGGTGCCTCTGAAGATTAGAGATGACAAATGGAGGAAGAAAATTAGCGTAATAATTAGGTGTAACtgctaatttttattttttaaattttaaaattaaaattaaaaataattaattttataattttaattttatttttttaattctattattcatattatttattattttttgcgtCTTACTATTTTCGttgttttttttatactttttcttcCTCATATTTCCAAATTTATCTCTATTGTGAAAAACTATTGATTGGTTACATTGAAATACTCATAAGCATGATTTCCTGTCTAACTAGATACAAGATCAAAGTTTGGACTGTGATAAGTGTCACTTTTCATTCGATGGTCAACTATAAGCCACCCATAGTCCCTATACTATAAGCTTGGCTACCAGAGTTATGGTCTTGTTAAATAGCTTTCTTTGATTTGCCATTCTACTTTCATGTGGATTTGAGGATAAAAAAGGAGTTATATTATTAGTCATTGTGAGAGTAATCAAGAAAATTTAATCTTTCTAATCAATATATGTcacattttaaattaatttattttatttaaaatttaaaaattgttataaagagaaggaaaattgatcctggttattttttaaaagttcagCCTCTCAATATATTTTAATGATGTGGAAGAGTAAACCATTTTCAATCCACCAACAACTAATGACCATCCTCTTTGCCCTATCTCTGTGGCGCTGTCAGTCACATTGCAGCACCAACCACCATCTCCATGAATTTTACTGTCAATCAAATTAATAACTGTAAAAAGAATGGTTTAAGTATTTTGTTAGTCTTATAGTTTTACGTAATTTTCAATTtggtctctatattttttttaattaaatctctgcaccaattttttttttcaattaggtcctctTGGCATTAATTGACTTAATTTTATAGAGatcaaactaaaaataaaaaaaaattggtgcagagacccaaataaaaggaaagaagagtGTAGGAatccaatttaaaaaaaaattaattcaaggactcaattaaaaggaaaaaaagtacaggacctaattaaaaattttacaaaactatagggaccaacagagtaattaaaccaaaCAAAATTGAGTtatgtaaaaatttaataaaataaatatttattttattaattcttttattcAGGTTGTAGGTAGAAATATTTCTGTAAAATTTCACAATTAACAAGTTACAGTTTTATTAGtgttatttaaaaaagtttggtatcattaaaattgaattatttgcttgatttattttggttagtattaaaaaaaaatgtgtagattaaatgttattgatgataatgataatacttgtatattatgtaaataaaagttgacaataattattatttatttttttattgtgaattTACTTGGTAGGTATAGTATTTTTGGTTGATTGTCTTTGATAGATAATACCTATAAAAAAAGACGTGTGAAAGAAGTAGTTGATtgatctttttatatttatttgaaagGTTTTGTTGgaaaagaatgaaataattttcaaaaacaaagaacaagtgTCGTGAAAGATATCAACAGTTCGCTTAAGAGTTATCAAAAGTAGAATGATGTTAACCGTATATCAGTTGATgacaattctaaaaaaaaattattaattgaatattttaattttgttatgtttttttctGTATTCTCGTTGTTTCCTCTAGCTATATTGAGCTTTCtgtttaaaaaaagaaaaaacaaaacctttcatttctaaaaaaatcTCGTAAATGTGTTattgctaatttattttttgtaaataacataaaaataattgagattATTGATCTCATTATTATGTTCATATACGTTCTGTCAATAAAAATTACATacttattaaaaagaaattcataaaatcatcaaattaataataacaaaaatttaaatggatACATGTCTAATTCATGTTGATAAAATTTTGCGTCACACCTTACCATCAGATTTAATGATAGAATTTCTAATCCAACATTAATATTTTTGAGTGACAAATTTTTCACTCGAAATCGTTAGTAAAACTGGTGCTAAATCTGTCGCTAAAATTCGATACTAAATCCGACAATATATCCGATAATATTCAGTGTCTCTCTATTAGAGCATTGTACCTTTTTATCACCAAATAATACTTCTTACAGATCATGCTAATTCTAATTAGTCAATTACAACTTGTGTCATATTGCGTACATTTCACATAGAGTGTCATTGGTTCCAACTCATACACCCAATAATCAACACTTCTACGGATGATATAATTCTTGATCGCCATAATCACAACCTTCCTAATACTAAACTTCATCCCAATAACAAATTTATCATCTGCCACACAGAAGCGAGCCTCTGATATAACACCACCACCAAATAAAATCAACAAGCacaacaattttaatatataaatacataagttgtgtttttaatttatttaaatacttctaaaattaattataattacgaataatgaataaataacgaatgaataaataaaatttattataattataaaattaattataattacaaataacgaataaataaaaaaaaatattacaactatatatttattataataataatcttaTGTTCTACAAATCATATTATTAATCTACAAACTTAAT encodes the following:
- the LOC107464957 gene encoding galactinol synthase 1 isoform X3, whose amino-acid sequence is MAPLELAQGSMKSGAAGITKQASVPSCAYVTFLAGNGDYVKGVVGLAKGLRKVKSAYPLVVAVLPDVPEEHRRILESQGCIVRQIEPLYPPENHTQFAMAYYVINYSKLRIWEFMEYKKMIYLDGDIQVYENIDELFDVPDGNLYAVMDCFCEKTWSHTPQYKIGYCQQCPQKVKWPIEELGQPPSLYFNAGMFVFEPSIQTYHHLLPTLQVTTPTPFAEQDFLNMYFRNIYKPIPLDYNLVLAILWRHPQNVYLQKVKVVHYCAAGSKPWRYTGKEENMQREDIKKLVQKWWDIYNDSSLDYKKQKDADPFVVALPEAAQLHYIAARQHPLQLI
- the LOC107464957 gene encoding galactinol synthase 1 isoform X2 produces the protein MATPELVQGSVKSGAAGITKQASVTSCAYVTFLAGNGDYVKGVVGLAKGLRKVKSAYPLVVAVLPDVPEEHRRILESQGCIVRQIEPLYPPENHTQFAMAYYVITYSKLRIWEFMEYKKMIYLDGDIQVYENIDELFDVPDGNLYAVMDCFCEKTWSHTPQYKIGYCQQCPQKVKWPIEELGQPPSLYFNAGMFVFEPSIQTYHHLLPTLQVTTPTPFAEQDFLNMYFRNIYKPIPLDYNLVLAILWRHPQNVYLQKVKVVHYCAAGSKPWRYTGKEENMQREDIKKLVQKWWDIYNDSSLDYKKQKDADPFVVALPEAAQLHYIAARQHPLQLI